From the Bacteroidota bacterium genome, one window contains:
- a CDS encoding DUF4234 domain-containing protein — MATTVPVFKNEPIVVLLLGLVTCGLYLIYWNIKTAQVINAVAEKEVISQPIAIFAGCCLPVNLYFYYLAGKEGLPKIYEKIGEQGKDQSTLLLILGFLFPMVAAMIVQGDINKLYE, encoded by the coding sequence ATGGCAACAACAGTACCTGTATTTAAAAATGAACCAATAGTCGTTTTGCTACTGGGTTTGGTGACCTGTGGATTATACCTGATTTATTGGAATATTAAAACCGCGCAAGTAATTAATGCTGTAGCGGAGAAAGAAGTGATCTCCCAGCCCATAGCAATTTTTGCCGGTTGTTGTCTGCCTGTGAATTTGTATTTTTATTATCTGGCAGGCAAAGAAGGTTTGCCAAAGATTTATGAAAAAATCGGGGAGCAGGGAAAAGATCAAAGTACCCTTTTGTTAATTCTTGGTTTTCTTTTTCCCATGGTTGCCGCAATGATCGTTCAAGGTGATATCAATAAATTATACGAATAA
- a CDS encoding OsmC family peroxiredoxin, translated as MKRQATAVWSGSGKEGKGHLTTQSTTLNQTQYSFSSRFEQGVGTNPEELVAAAHAGCFAMKLSFVLGEAGFVPETLKATAHVNLEAGSIIESHIVLNAKVPGISKDVFDTCVKNAEVNCPISKTLNSKISVEATLEG; from the coding sequence ATGAAAAGACAAGCGACAGCAGTTTGGAGTGGCTCGGGAAAAGAAGGCAAAGGACACCTTACCACTCAAAGCACCACATTGAATCAAACACAATATTCATTTAGTTCCCGTTTTGAACAGGGAGTTGGTACTAACCCCGAAGAATTGGTTGCCGCTGCGCATGCCGGTTGTTTCGCGATGAAATTGAGTTTCGTGCTCGGAGAAGCAGGATTCGTACCTGAAACTCTTAAAGCAACAGCGCATGTAAACCTGGAAGCGGGAAGTATCATTGAATCTCATATTGTGCTGAACGCAAAAGTACCCGGGATCTCAAAGGATGTTTTCGACACCTGTGTAAAAAATGCCGAAGTGAATTGCCCGATCAGCAAAACACTTAATTCGAAAATTTCCGTGGAGGCCACACTCGAAGGTTAA
- a CDS encoding DUF2752 domain-containing protein: MISINYTNKILSNRKILGITGALFALVIPAIILWMNPHIEGEQSLCPFKLLTGFPCPGCGLTKSMIFFYEGDLSRSLSYHLFGPAFVFFCLLAIVTLSAELFTRKEYFKKYLYNMNLAYTAGFLLGSYHLIRLVMFVMSHSMTDILRESVWK; the protein is encoded by the coding sequence GTGATATCAATAAATTATACGAATAAAATTTTGAGCAACAGAAAAATCCTCGGGATAACCGGTGCCTTATTCGCCCTGGTTATCCCGGCGATTATTTTATGGATGAATCCTCATATCGAGGGAGAGCAATCTCTTTGCCCGTTTAAATTACTCACCGGATTTCCTTGCCCTGGCTGCGGGCTTACCAAATCAATGATTTTTTTCTATGAAGGCGATTTGAGCAGAAGTCTGAGTTATCATTTATTCGGACCGGCGTTTGTGTTTTTTTGTTTGCTTGCTATTGTTACACTCTCCGCTGAACTATTTACACGGAAGGAATATTTTAAAAAATATCTGTACAACATGAACCTGGCCTATACAGCAGGTTTCCTTCTTGGCTCTTACCATCTGATTCGTTTGGTGATGTTTGTCATGAGTCATTCAATGACGGATATTCTCAGGGAATCGGTTTGGAAATAA
- a CDS encoding two-component sensor histidine kinase produces the protein MKKSSYTISCGTSTCQYALFGILFGLCFPVFAIIFDVMIHLKLPLNEESILLVHRQNPLHYIIDTAPLFLGIAFGVAGYYQHRSKMLNLTLQKQASVLENANQKLRQTLEDFHSAQNLLVKSEKLASLGQLTAGIAHELRNPLNFINNFSESSNELLDELATLDDPTQRQEVIEILKGNFSKIHLHGTRANSILQSMMLHARSEKAQKRLSDINEITRDAADIAYHGMSSGIIGFYCDFQKNLQKDIPRIFVIYEDISRVVLNLLTNAFYAVNEKRKMAGSEYKAKVVLSTERIKTSDNPENDKICITVYDNGTGIAAHIKDNIFNPFFTTKPSGEGTGLGLSISHDIIAVHGGTMTVDSAENEFTEFRICLPLLSKEEIAPAISGRTGQVKVL, from the coding sequence ATGAAAAAAAGCAGTTACACAATCAGTTGCGGGACATCTACTTGTCAATATGCCTTGTTTGGAATACTGTTTGGTTTGTGCTTTCCGGTGTTTGCCATCATTTTCGATGTGATGATACATTTGAAATTACCTCTGAATGAAGAATCAATTCTGCTGGTGCACAGGCAAAACCCTTTGCATTACATAATTGACACCGCGCCTTTGTTTCTCGGGATCGCCTTCGGTGTAGCCGGTTATTATCAGCATCGGTCCAAAATGTTAAATCTAACCCTACAAAAGCAGGCTTCAGTTCTGGAAAATGCAAATCAAAAACTTCGTCAAACCCTTGAAGATTTTCATTCCGCCCAAAACTTACTTGTTAAATCAGAGAAACTTGCATCTTTAGGTCAGTTGACAGCAGGAATCGCACATGAATTACGAAATCCCCTCAATTTCATCAATAACTTTTCTGAATCGAGTAATGAATTACTCGATGAACTTGCTACTCTGGATGATCCAACGCAGCGTCAGGAAGTCATTGAAATTCTAAAAGGCAATTTTTCCAAAATCCATCTCCACGGTACGCGTGCCAACTCGATTCTGCAAAGCATGATGCTGCATGCCCGTTCTGAAAAGGCTCAAAAACGCCTGTCTGATATTAACGAAATCACCCGTGATGCCGCAGACATTGCATACCATGGAATGAGTTCAGGAATTATCGGTTTTTATTGTGATTTTCAAAAAAATCTGCAAAAAGATATTCCACGTATTTTTGTAATTTATGAAGACATCAGCAGAGTTGTTCTGAATTTGCTTACAAATGCATTTTATGCTGTGAATGAAAAACGAAAAATGGCAGGAAGCGAATATAAGGCTAAGGTCGTGCTTTCAACAGAAAGAATAAAAACCTCCGACAATCCTGAAAATGATAAAATCTGTATTACTGTCTACGATAATGGAACTGGAATAGCAGCTCATATCAAGGACAATATTTTCAATCCTTTTTTTACAACCAAACCTTCCGGGGAAGGTACTGGTCTCGGACTAAGCATCAGTCATGATATTATCGCAGTACATGGCGGAACCATGACTGTTGATTCAGCAGAAAACGAATTTACAGAATTCAGGATTTGTCTTCCTTTACTTTCAAAAGAGGAGATCGCACCTGCTATTTCAGGAAGAACCGGACAAGTGAAAGTTTTATAG
- a CDS encoding T9SS type A sorting domain-containing protein: MPTQNGTWSSVRCWYFYPGGWHDEYSIQLTGGDTLFNSHIYKKLSVQTHHAPGTLFDSVYTNFLGGMREVNKRVYFFSDYLCNDTIERLIYDFNPTNIGDTVRAQVLSNFPTFIDRIIVGIDSVQTGSLYHRRVTLADTNGIPWETWTEGVGSSLGLAYSGYYLLSDNSYDLTCFRVKDVVLYSNPAPYFSYCTPPMPHIVCDSAINAVPSIYNSLFFSVFPNPVTDFFTIDSKMKYKAIRVLNSIGEEVLFVSNRNEVDIRDLSIGLYFIQLVGIENNVISASRFIKL, encoded by the coding sequence ATGCCCACGCAAAATGGAACCTGGAGCTCTGTTCGCTGCTGGTATTTTTATCCCGGAGGATGGCATGATGAATACAGTATTCAGCTGACAGGAGGTGATACACTTTTCAATTCTCATATTTATAAAAAGCTGTCTGTTCAAACACATCACGCTCCTGGGACCTTGTTCGATTCAGTTTATACAAATTTTCTGGGTGGGATGCGGGAAGTGAACAAAAGAGTTTATTTTTTCTCAGACTATTTGTGTAACGACACAATAGAACGACTGATCTATGACTTCAATCCGACAAATATCGGTGATACCGTTCGTGCGCAGGTGTTGAGTAACTTCCCTACATTTATTGACCGCATCATTGTTGGGATTGATTCGGTACAAACCGGTTCTCTCTATCATCGCCGCGTCACTCTTGCGGATACAAATGGAATACCATGGGAAACCTGGACCGAAGGTGTAGGCAGCAGTTTGGGTTTGGCATATTCGGGGTATTATTTGCTTTCGGATAACAGCTATGATCTCACGTGTTTCCGGGTGAAAGATGTCGTTTTGTATTCAAATCCTGCTCCGTATTTCTCTTATTGCACTCCTCCGATGCCTCATATTGTTTGTGATTCGGCCATCAATGCTGTTCCTTCGATATATAACAGCCTCTTCTTTTCAGTCTTCCCTAATCCTGTAACAGATTTTTTTACAATTGATTCAAAAATGAAATACAAAGCTATCAGGGTTTTAAATTCTATTGGAGAAGAAGTGTTGTTTGTGTCAAATAGGAATGAAGTTGATATCAGAGATTTATCCATTGGTTTATATTTTATTCAGCTCGTTGGCATAGAAAATAATGTCATTTCAGCCTCTCGTTTTATCAAATTGTAA
- a CDS encoding MFS transporter, producing the protein MFKLLSLYQQAFSRLQRNIWILSVAMFINRSGSMVLLFTSLYMTKELHFTIADAGFIMSFYGIGSVLGSYTGGWLTDRMNYFHIMLFSLITCGLILLLMLIATSVWAITAIIFFYGFTADIFRPANSTAIAEYTSPENRTRSVSLVRLAVNLGFSVGPAIGGFIALYLGYKWLFVIDAATSFLAALMLFTYLPRQRTHVRHSKNAVLNDRTTSAYRDGRYLLFILLVALYGTCFFQLFASIPQFFSTVSKYNEDTIGLLLALNGLLVVLIEMPLIAYFEKSKRIFSFIVAGSLCLPLAFLILFFGKSMMAFAILYTLIITMSEIFAMPFMMNFALSRPLKERQGQYSALYSMAYGIATISAPSIGLGIADHYGFNTLFVFLITMSLVVAIGFAILGKKEKAKQIQLSTN; encoded by the coding sequence ATGTTTAAGCTTTTATCACTTTACCAACAAGCTTTTTCCAGGCTTCAAAGAAATATCTGGATCCTTTCGGTCGCGATGTTTATCAACCGGAGCGGTTCCATGGTTTTACTTTTTACTTCCTTGTACATGACCAAGGAGCTTCACTTTACCATTGCTGACGCCGGGTTTATCATGAGTTTTTACGGGATAGGAAGCGTTCTTGGCAGTTATACCGGCGGATGGCTTACCGACAGGATGAATTACTTCCATATCATGCTGTTTTCTCTCATTACCTGTGGTTTGATACTTCTCCTGATGCTAATTGCTACTTCAGTATGGGCAATTACAGCAATTATATTCTTTTATGGCTTTACAGCCGATATTTTTCGTCCGGCAAACTCAACTGCTATTGCTGAATACACTTCGCCTGAAAACAGAACCCGTTCGGTATCTCTCGTAAGACTGGCAGTAAATCTTGGTTTTTCGGTAGGGCCGGCCATTGGTGGATTCATTGCCTTGTATCTCGGTTACAAATGGTTGTTTGTAATCGATGCAGCTACCAGTTTCCTCGCGGCTCTTATGTTGTTTACCTATCTTCCAAGACAGAGAACGCATGTAAGACATAGCAAAAATGCTGTCCTGAATGATCGGACTACTTCTGCTTACAGAGATGGAAGATATTTGCTTTTCATTTTGTTGGTGGCCTTATACGGAACCTGCTTTTTTCAGCTTTTCGCGAGTATTCCTCAGTTCTTTAGCACTGTTAGCAAATACAATGAGGATACGATTGGACTTCTGCTTGCATTGAACGGATTGCTCGTTGTTTTGATCGAAATGCCATTGATTGCCTATTTTGAGAAATCAAAACGGATCTTTTCATTCATCGTCGCAGGCTCCTTGTGCTTGCCTCTTGCCTTCCTGATTTTATTTTTTGGAAAAAGTATGATGGCTTTTGCCATTTTGTATACACTGATTATAACAATGTCCGAGATTTTCGCGATGCCTTTCATGATGAATTTCGCATTGTCCCGACCATTGAAGGAACGCCAGGGACAATACTCGGCATTGTATTCCATGGCCTATGGAATCGCCACCATTTCGGCCCCTTCGATTGGGCTGGGAATTGCTGATCATTATGGTTTCAACACCCTTTTTGTATTTCTGATTACCATGAGCCTGGTGGTTGCGATCGGATTTGCAATTCTTGGGAAAAAGGAAAAAGCAAAACAAATTCAACTTTCAACAAATTGA
- a CDS encoding T9SS type A sorting domain-containing protein, translated as MKIYPRFLNCVLATVMLSIGQVSTITAQFVFEKTFGITQRNNQGFGLIQTENGNFVLCGNSDNDGMLIKTDAEGNLLWLQNFIDGGLESIRMTSDSGLILAGTNYASPYSAVYRKTDSIGTEEWNIVLNSGSFSHYGISAMELADGNFALLENDSYPFQEFLRIWKIDSTNQSVLWSTEVNKVSNCSNTSFINSPDTSLVVACGDFSNPFPHLILAKVSTDSTLTWKKDYGFPANINAGYAGNSVTSTNDSAYLAVGYKVSGSTQSFIDLLLLKADNNGDSLWTKTYTVRNSNDFPSVIQTRDGGFALIGTVQYPSSGSGFDYRILLMKTNSNGDSLWSREFTGLGLNQARQLIETNDGGFAIIGTTTDQSTNDTYFYFIKTDSTGSLITSTPGSLSNPLSIEIYPNPSGDFVNINITNTAADLSCQVELIDIFGSVLKQQDVHRQQNRISIQNFSGGIYYLRITDSRGNSVTRKLIIN; from the coding sequence ATGAAAATTTATCCCCGTTTTTTAAATTGTGTTTTAGCAACTGTAATGTTGAGCATTGGGCAGGTTTCAACAATTACAGCTCAATTTGTATTTGAAAAAACATTTGGTATTACTCAACGAAATAATCAGGGTTTCGGTCTGATTCAAACAGAAAACGGAAATTTTGTCTTGTGTGGAAACAGTGATAACGATGGAATGCTGATCAAAACGGATGCGGAAGGAAATTTACTCTGGCTACAAAACTTTATTGATGGCGGTCTGGAAAGTATTCGCATGACTTCCGATAGCGGACTTATTCTTGCCGGAACAAATTATGCCTCACCTTATTCAGCTGTTTATAGAAAAACCGATAGCATTGGTACTGAAGAATGGAATATAGTACTGAACAGCGGATCGTTCTCTCACTATGGAATTTCCGCTATGGAACTGGCTGATGGCAATTTCGCGCTTCTGGAAAATGACAGCTATCCTTTTCAGGAATTTTTAAGAATATGGAAAATAGATTCTACAAATCAATCGGTATTGTGGTCGACTGAAGTCAACAAAGTTTCCAATTGTAGTAACACGTCTTTTATCAATTCACCTGATACATCCCTTGTTGTTGCTTGTGGTGATTTCAGCAACCCCTTTCCTCATCTCATTCTCGCGAAAGTATCCACTGACAGCACCCTTACATGGAAGAAAGACTACGGATTCCCTGCAAATATCAATGCGGGATATGCGGGCAATTCAGTAACCAGTACAAACGACAGTGCCTACCTGGCTGTTGGCTACAAAGTGAGCGGTAGCACACAATCATTCATTGATCTCTTGTTGTTGAAGGCAGACAATAATGGAGACAGTCTTTGGACAAAAACTTATACTGTCAGAAACTCAAACGATTTTCCTTCGGTGATTCAAACCCGGGATGGTGGCTTCGCGCTCATTGGTACAGTTCAATATCCATCCTCTGGCAGCGGATTTGATTACAGAATACTCCTGATGAAAACCAATAGCAATGGTGATAGTTTGTGGTCAAGAGAATTTACCGGACTGGGTTTAAACCAGGCAAGGCAGCTAATTGAAACCAATGATGGAGGATTCGCCATCATTGGTACGACAACTGATCAATCCACCAATGACACTTACTTTTATTTTATCAAAACAGACAGTACAGGTTCTTTGATCACGAGCACACCCGGGAGTTTATCGAATCCACTTTCAATTGAGATTTACCCTAATCCTTCAGGCGATTTTGTAAATATCAACATCACAAATACTGCTGCTGATCTGAGCTGTCAAGTGGAATTGATCGATATATTCGGCAGCGTTTTAAAACAACAAGACGTCCATCGTCAACAAAACCGAATTTCCATTCAGAATTTTTCTGGCGGAATATACTATTTGAGAATCACGGACAGTCGTGGAAATTCTGTCACCCGGAAACTGATTATCAACTAA
- a CDS encoding glycogen debranching enzyme family protein, producing MKLIFTVENQISSPQLTDEKTPLKKSFIQFDKKQLVNLQYVLSKELLRTNKNGAYASSTIIGCNTRKYHGLLVAPQPQIDNDLHVLLSSVDETVLQKESEFHLAIHKFPGGVFHPKGHKYITDFSFDPVPTWTYAVGGVLLKKEIVLLSDSDTVLIRYTLEDAQSPVRLRLMPFLAFRNYHSLSKANTYTLKKYTEVSNGVKLRLYNGYSELVMQTSRSSEYISVPDWYYNFEYSQEQERGYDFKEDLFTPGYFEFPMKKGEQVVFAAGLEEISPRRLRTLFQNETEARIPRNSFENSLITSARQFIVQRDKKTEVVAGYHWFGRWGRDTFISLPGLTLVTQKPDLCKAVLTTMSAQMKNGLFPNMGNAYNSVDAPLWFFWALQQYCQFTGQEENVWKTFGPKMRSVLEAFKNGTDYNIHMLSNGLIYAGVPGHALTWMDAVVDGKPVTPRIGMPVEINALWYNAICFALQLAHKCDDQKFIEQWVEYPPLIAASFVKTFWDEKRGYLADVINGEEKDWSVRPNQVVVASLPFSPVDDMIKAAVLLKVQNELLTPRGLRTLSPKDPAYKGTYFGDQKTRDRAYHQGTVWPWLLGHFAEGYLNVHGKNGIPFIRHLYEGFAPTLMEHGMSTISEIYDGDPPHRAEGAISQAWSVAEILRINYLINKFNKQKSSVNTEL from the coding sequence ATGAAATTAATTTTTACCGTGGAAAATCAAATTTCAAGCCCTCAACTTACCGATGAAAAGACGCCATTGAAGAAGTCTTTTATCCAATTTGACAAGAAGCAACTTGTTAATCTTCAATATGTTCTGAGCAAGGAATTGTTGCGAACCAATAAAAATGGAGCCTATGCAAGTTCAACCATCATTGGTTGCAATACACGCAAATACCATGGTTTATTGGTTGCACCTCAGCCACAAATCGACAATGATCTGCATGTATTGCTTTCATCTGTAGATGAAACAGTTTTGCAAAAGGAATCGGAATTTCATCTCGCGATTCACAAATTCCCTGGAGGTGTATTTCATCCAAAAGGTCATAAATACATCACTGATTTTTCTTTCGATCCGGTTCCCACATGGACCTACGCTGTAGGAGGTGTTCTGTTAAAAAAGGAAATTGTTTTGTTGTCTGATAGTGATACCGTATTGATCCGTTACACACTTGAAGATGCACAATCGCCGGTACGATTGAGGCTCATGCCATTTCTCGCTTTTCGGAATTATCATTCCCTCAGCAAAGCGAATACCTACACACTGAAAAAATACACTGAAGTTTCAAATGGCGTGAAGCTTCGCTTATACAATGGATATTCTGAATTGGTCATGCAAACATCCCGTTCTTCCGAATATATTTCGGTGCCGGATTGGTATTACAATTTTGAATATTCGCAGGAGCAGGAGCGTGGTTATGATTTCAAGGAAGATTTATTCACGCCGGGTTATTTTGAATTCCCTATGAAAAAGGGAGAGCAGGTTGTTTTTGCAGCCGGTCTTGAAGAAATTTCTCCACGTCGCCTGCGTACACTTTTTCAAAACGAAACGGAAGCTCGTATTCCTCGAAATAGCTTTGAAAACAGCCTGATTACTTCCGCGCGCCAGTTCATTGTTCAACGGGATAAGAAAACTGAAGTCGTTGCAGGTTACCATTGGTTTGGAAGATGGGGACGGGATACATTTATTTCTTTGCCGGGACTCACCCTCGTTACTCAGAAACCGGATTTGTGCAAAGCTGTCCTGACTACGATGTCAGCGCAAATGAAAAATGGTTTGTTCCCCAATATGGGTAACGCCTATAACAGTGTTGATGCTCCATTATGGTTTTTTTGGGCATTGCAGCAGTATTGTCAGTTTACAGGACAAGAGGAAAACGTCTGGAAGACTTTCGGGCCGAAAATGCGTTCGGTTCTTGAAGCGTTTAAGAATGGTACTGATTACAACATTCACATGTTGTCAAACGGTTTAATCTACGCCGGAGTACCCGGGCATGCTCTTACCTGGATGGACGCGGTGGTCGATGGCAAACCGGTTACACCAAGAATCGGAATGCCTGTAGAAATCAACGCGCTTTGGTACAATGCGATTTGTTTCGCGTTGCAACTTGCACACAAATGCGACGATCAAAAATTTATCGAGCAATGGGTAGAATATCCGCCGCTCATCGCAGCTTCATTTGTGAAAACATTCTGGGATGAAAAACGCGGGTATCTTGCTGATGTTATCAATGGAGAAGAGAAAGACTGGTCTGTGCGGCCCAACCAGGTTGTTGTGGCTTCATTGCCTTTTTCTCCGGTTGATGATATGATTAAAGCGGCAGTTTTGCTTAAAGTTCAAAATGAATTGCTCACACCACGCGGATTACGCACATTATCTCCAAAGGATCCGGCTTACAAAGGCACTTATTTCGGTGATCAGAAAACCCGTGACAGAGCCTATCACCAGGGAACCGTGTGGCCCTGGTTGCTCGGCCATTTTGCCGAGGGTTATCTGAATGTGCACGGTAAAAACGGAATTCCATTCATTCGTCATCTGTACGAAGGTTTTGCGCCGACTTTGATGGAGCATGGAATGTCTACCATCTCTGAAATTTACGATGGAGATCCGCCGCACAGGGCAGAAGGAGCTATCTCCCAGGCTTGGAGTGTTGCCGAAATTTTAAGAATAAATTATCTCATCAATAAATTTAACAAACAGAAAAGTTCTGTGAATACAGAGTTGTAA
- a CDS encoding glycosyltransferase family 4 protein yields the protein MKVLMFGWEFPPHISGGLGTACYGLSKGLLYNNVEVLFVVPRMYGDEDGESIRLIDASDVLLDVNEVKYHEVWRKLTVIGVHSILIPYMSPEEFARVSTFARLEKTDIENSVFRTKFQFSGKYGHDLFKEVARYAVVAAKIAASQEFDIIHAHDWLTYPAAIAAREVSGKPFIAHVHATEFDRSGENVNQEIYEMERQGMQAADKIIAVSRFTRNIIITRYGIHPDKVKVVHNAVMPMTHQQRRPERYFPEKLVTFLGRVTFQKGPDYFVEAAYKVLKKDKNVRFVMAGTGDMLPKIIRRVAQLRIGSRFHFSGFLNAREVDHVFGLSDVYVMPSVSEPFGISPLEAIRSNVPVIISKQSGVAEILRHALTVDFWDVDDIADKIYGLLHYKGISKMFIHHGKDEVENLKWDDAAWKVKNVYEEVVQMKNSLAFHG from the coding sequence ATGAAAGTGTTAATGTTTGGGTGGGAATTTCCACCGCATATTTCGGGAGGATTGGGTACAGCGTGTTACGGTTTGTCAAAAGGCTTACTGTATAACAACGTGGAAGTACTCTTTGTTGTTCCCCGGATGTATGGTGATGAAGATGGAGAAAGCATTCGCCTTATCGATGCCAGCGATGTGTTGTTGGATGTCAATGAAGTGAAATACCATGAAGTTTGGAGAAAGCTCACTGTTATCGGAGTTCATTCCATCCTCATTCCTTACATGTCGCCGGAAGAATTTGCGCGTGTAAGTACTTTTGCAAGACTTGAAAAAACAGATATAGAAAATTCGGTTTTCAGAACGAAGTTTCAGTTCAGTGGAAAATACGGCCATGATTTGTTTAAAGAAGTGGCCCGATATGCAGTAGTTGCCGCTAAAATCGCGGCATCTCAGGAATTTGATATTATCCATGCGCATGACTGGCTCACGTATCCTGCCGCAATTGCTGCGAGGGAAGTGAGCGGCAAACCTTTTATCGCCCATGTTCATGCTACTGAATTTGATCGTTCAGGTGAGAATGTAAACCAGGAGATCTATGAAATGGAACGCCAGGGTATGCAGGCCGCTGATAAAATTATCGCGGTAAGCAGGTTTACAAGAAATATCATCATTACACGTTATGGTATACATCCGGATAAAGTAAAGGTGGTACATAACGCGGTTATGCCGATGACTCACCAGCAACGTCGTCCGGAACGTTATTTCCCTGAAAAGCTGGTTACCTTCCTTGGTCGTGTCACATTTCAGAAAGGGCCGGACTATTTCGTGGAAGCGGCTTACAAAGTGTTGAAGAAAGATAAGAACGTACGTTTTGTAATGGCCGGTACAGGAGACATGCTTCCGAAAATCATTCGTCGTGTCGCGCAGTTGAGAATTGGATCGCGTTTTCATTTCTCCGGATTTCTCAATGCGAGAGAAGTGGATCATGTTTTCGGACTGAGTGATGTGTATGTAATGCCATCGGTGTCCGAGCCATTCGGCATTTCGCCGCTGGAAGCAATCCGTTCCAATGTTCCGGTAATTATCTCGAAACAATCCGGCGTTGCGGAAATTCTCAGACACGCGCTCACCGTTGACTTCTGGGATGTGGATGATATCGCCGACAAGATCTACGGTTTGCTTCATTACAAAGGAATTTCAAAAATGTTCATCCATCACGGTAAGGACGAAGTTGAAAATCTGAAATGGGATGATGCGGCCTGGAAAGTGAAGAATGTTTATGAAGAAGTAGTACAAATGAAAAATTCATTAGCCTTTCACGGGTAA
- a CDS encoding DUF542 domain-containing protein, with protein sequence MAEIVKSKPETAALLEKYDLDFCCKGKMKLSDQVKDPDRLKDIIGELEIVFSKGKIQEVNYEELSLTALVDHILQTHHTYVKEVMPLILLHLEKVAAKHGDRFPYMKRILALFFEVKHDLEQHLVKEEMILFPQIKLIEAEKSSEKNPETPFRVDMPILVMEEEHEVVGKLMQEIRLLSNHYTAPEGACMTFMVSLDELKKFEEDLHIHVHLENFILFPKAIRLQNDLSDKV encoded by the coding sequence TTGGCTGAAATTGTGAAATCGAAGCCTGAAACCGCGGCGCTGCTGGAAAAATACGATCTTGATTTTTGTTGTAAAGGGAAAATGAAATTATCAGATCAGGTAAAGGATCCTGATAGATTGAAAGATATTATTGGGGAATTGGAGATTGTTTTTTCAAAAGGAAAAATTCAAGAAGTCAACTATGAAGAGCTCTCGTTGACAGCCCTGGTGGACCATATTCTGCAAACGCATCATACATATGTGAAGGAAGTGATGCCTTTAATTTTGCTGCATCTTGAAAAGGTCGCTGCTAAGCATGGCGATAGGTTTCCCTATATGAAAAGAATCCTGGCTCTTTTTTTTGAAGTTAAACATGATTTGGAACAACACCTGGTGAAAGAAGAGATGATTCTTTTTCCTCAGATCAAATTGATCGAAGCCGAAAAGTCATCAGAAAAAAATCCTGAAACACCATTCCGTGTGGACATGCCTATTTTAGTAATGGAAGAAGAGCATGAAGTAGTCGGCAAGCTGATGCAGGAAATTCGCTTATTGAGCAATCATTACACAGCACCGGAAGGCGCTTGTATGACATTCATGGTAAGTCTGGATGAATTAAAGAAGTTTGAAGAGGATTTGCATATCCATGTCCATCTTGAGAATTTCATTCTTTTCCCCAAGGCGATTCGTCTCCAGAATGATCTCTCCGATAAGGTCTGA